From one Bos indicus x Bos taurus breed Angus x Brahman F1 hybrid chromosome 7, Bos_hybrid_MaternalHap_v2.0, whole genome shotgun sequence genomic stretch:
- the FCHSD1 gene encoding F-BAR and double SH3 domains protein 1 isoform X1, with protein sequence MQPPPRKVKPAQEVKLRFLEQLSILQTRQQREADLLEDIRSYSKQRAAIEREYGQALQKLAGPFLKREGHRSGEMDSRGRMVFGAWRCLLDATVAGGQARLQASDRYRDLAGGTGRSAKEQVLRKGAENLQRAQAEVLQSVRELSRSRKLYGQRERVWALAQEKAADVQARLNRSDHGLFHTRTSLQKLSTKLSAQSAQYSQQLRAARNEYLLNLVATNAHLDHYYQEELPALLKALVSELLEHLRDPLTSLSRTELEAAEMALEHARHGRQATSQVSWEQDLELFLQEPGVFSPTPPQQFQPAGNDQVCVLELEGGAGGVAGQSGLEKEVQRWTSRAARDYKIQHHGHRVLQRLEQRRQQVPEREAPGIEQRLQEVRENIRRAQVSQVKGAARLALLQGAGLDVQHWLKPAMTQAQDEVEQERRLSEARLSQRDFSPTAEDVELSDFEECEETGELFEEPAPAALATRPLPCPAHVVFGYQAGREDELTITEGEWLEVIEEGDADEWVKARNQHGEVGFVPERYLNFADLSFPESSRDSDNPLGAEPTGKKGTRIAESLWPWGVMVQGTLPTSSPHHLSWASTAFLARALYSYTGQSAEELSFPEGALIRLLPRAQDGVDDGFWRGEFGGHVGVFPSLLVEELLGPPGPSELSDPEQMLPSPSPPSFSPPAPTSAVDGSPAPVLPGDPDLDCPGSLDMMAPRLRPMRPPPPPPAKAPDPGHPDPLT encoded by the exons ATGCAGCCGCCGCCCCGAAAA GTGAAGCCGGCCCAGGAGGTGAAGCTTCGCTTCCTGGAGCAGCTGAGCATCCTTCAGACCCGGCAGCAGAGAGAGGCAGACCTACTGGAGGATATCAG ATCCTACAGCAAGCAGAGGGCAGCCATTGAACGGGAGTATGGGCAG GCACTCCAGAAACTGGCTGGGCCATTCTTGAAGAGGGAAGGACACCGGAGTGGGGAGATGGACAGCAG AGGCAGGATGGTGTTCGGTGCCTGGCGCTGCCTGCTAGATGCCACTGTGGCTGGGGGCCAAGCCCGGCTCCAGGCATCTGACCGATACCGTGACCTGGCTGGGGGCACGGGGCGGAGTGCTAAGGAGCAGGTGCTTCGGAAG GGAGCAGAGAACCTCCAGAGGGCACAGGCTGAGGTGCTGCAGTCTGTCCGGGAGCTGAGCCGAAGCCGAAAGCTGTATGGGCAGCGGGAACGCGTGTGGGCCTTGGCCCAGGAGAAGGCGGCTGATGTCCAGGCCAG GCTTAACCGAAGTGACCATGGCCTCTTTCACACTCGGACCAGTCTTCAGAAACTCAGCACCAAG CTGTCTGCCCAGTCGGCCCAGTACTCCCAGCAGCTGAGAGCAGCCCGCAATGAGTACCTGCTCAACTTGGTGGCCACCAATGCCCACCTTGACCACTACTACCAGGAAGAACTGCCAGCCCTGCTCAAG GCTCTGGTCAGTGAGCTGTTAGAACACCTGAGGGACCCGCTGACCTCACTGAGCCGCACGGAGCTGGAAGCTGCAGAGATGGCCCTGGAGCATGCTCGCCACGGAAGGCAAGCGACCTCCCAG GTAAGCTGGGAGCAGGATCTGGAGCTTTTTCTTCAGGAACCTGGAGTgttttcccccaccccacctcagcaGTTTCAGCCAGCAGGGAATGATCAG GTGTGTGTCCTGGAGCTGGAAGGAGGTGCAGGAGGTGTGGCGGGGCAGAGTGGCCTGGAGAAAGAAGTTCAACGCTGGACGAGCCGAGCTGCCCGAGACTATAAGATCCAGCATCATGGGCATCGG GTGCTGCAGCGGCTGGAGCAGAGGCGGCAGCAGGTTCCAGAGCGAGAGGCTCCAGGCATAGAACAGCGGCTGCAGGAAGTAAGGGAGAACATCCGACGGGCCCAG GTGAGCCAGGTGAAGGGGGCTGCCCGGCTGGCCCTGCTGCAGGGGGCTGGCCTGGATGTGCAGCACTGGCTGAAGCCAGCCATGACCCAGGCCCAGGATGAGGTGGAGCAGGAGCGACGGCTCAGCGAGGCCCGGCTATCCCAGAGGGACTTCTCTCCCACG GCTGAGGATGTGGAGCTGTCTGACTTTGAGGAATGTGAGGAGACTGGGGAGCTCTTTGAGGAGCCTGCCCCCGCAGCCCTGgccaccaggcccctcccctgccctgcccatGTGGTGTTTGGCTATCAG GCAGGACGTGAGGACGAGCTGACCATCACAGAGGGCGAGTGGCTGGAGGTCATAGAGGAGGGAGATGCCGACGAATGGGTCAAG GCTCGGAACCAGCACGGTGAGGTAGGCTTTGTCCCTGAGCGCTATCTCAACTTCGCGGACCTCTCCTTCCCTGAGAGCAGCCGTGACAGCGACAACCCTTTGGGGGCAGAGCCCACAGGTAAGAAAGGGACAAGAATTGCTGAGTCGTTGTGGCCCTGGGGTGTCATGGTCCAGGGCACGCTGCCTACCTCCTCCCCTCACCATCTCTCCTGGGCTTCTACAGCATTCCTGGCTCGTGCACTGTACAGCTACACTGGACAGAGCGCCGAGGAGCTGAGTTTCCCTGAGGGGGCGCTCATCCGCCTGCTGCCCCGGGCCCAGGATGGAGTGGATGACGGCTTCTGGAGGGGAGAATTTGGGGGCCATGTTGGGGTCTTCCCCTCCCTGCTGGTGGAGGAGCTACTTGGCCCCCCGGGGCCATCTGAACTCTCAGACCCTGAGCAG ATGCtgccatccccttcccctcccagcttCTCCCCTCCTGCACCCACCTCTGCTGTGGATGGATCCCCTGCACCTGTCCTGCCCGGTG ATCCAGACCTGGACTGCCCTGGGTCCCTGGACATGATGGCACCTCGACTCAGGCCG ATGCGTCCACCGCCTCCCCCTCCAGCTAAAGCCCCGGATCCTGGCCACCCAGATCCCCTCACCTGA
- the FCHSD1 gene encoding F-BAR and double SH3 domains protein 1 isoform X3: MQPPPRKVKPAQEVKLRFLEQLSILQTRQQREADLLEDIRSYSKQRAAIEREYGQALQKLAGPFLKREGHRSGEMDSRGRMVFGAWRCLLDATVAGGQARLQASDRYRDLAGGTGRSAKEQVLRKGAENLQRAQAEVLQSVRELSRSRKLYGQRERVWALAQEKAADVQARLNRSDHGLFHTRTSLQKLSTKLSAQSAQYSQQLRAARNEYLLNLVATNAHLDHYYQEELPALLKALVSELLEHLRDPLTSLSRTELEAAEMALEHARHGRQATSQVSWEQDLELFLQEPGVFSPTPPQQFQPAGNDQVCVLELEGGAGGVAGQSGLEKEVQRWTSRAARDYKIQHHGHRVLQRLEQRRQQVPEREAPGIEQRLQEVRENIRRAQVSQVKGAARLALLQGAGLDVQHWLKPAMTQAQDEVEQERRLSEARLSQRDFSPTAEDVELSDFEECEETGELFEEPAPAALATRPLPCPAHVVFGYQAGREDELTITEGEWLEVIEEGDADEWVKARNQHGEVGFVPERYLNFADLSFPESSRDSDNPLGAEPTAFLARALYSYTGQSAEELSFPEGALIRLLPRAQDGVDDGFWRGEFGGHVGVFPSLLVEELLGPPGPSELSDPEQMLPSPSPPSFSPPAPTSAVDGSPAPVLPGDPDLDCPGSLDMMAPRLRPMRPPPPPPAKAPDPGHPDPLT, translated from the exons ATGCAGCCGCCGCCCCGAAAA GTGAAGCCGGCCCAGGAGGTGAAGCTTCGCTTCCTGGAGCAGCTGAGCATCCTTCAGACCCGGCAGCAGAGAGAGGCAGACCTACTGGAGGATATCAG ATCCTACAGCAAGCAGAGGGCAGCCATTGAACGGGAGTATGGGCAG GCACTCCAGAAACTGGCTGGGCCATTCTTGAAGAGGGAAGGACACCGGAGTGGGGAGATGGACAGCAG AGGCAGGATGGTGTTCGGTGCCTGGCGCTGCCTGCTAGATGCCACTGTGGCTGGGGGCCAAGCCCGGCTCCAGGCATCTGACCGATACCGTGACCTGGCTGGGGGCACGGGGCGGAGTGCTAAGGAGCAGGTGCTTCGGAAG GGAGCAGAGAACCTCCAGAGGGCACAGGCTGAGGTGCTGCAGTCTGTCCGGGAGCTGAGCCGAAGCCGAAAGCTGTATGGGCAGCGGGAACGCGTGTGGGCCTTGGCCCAGGAGAAGGCGGCTGATGTCCAGGCCAG GCTTAACCGAAGTGACCATGGCCTCTTTCACACTCGGACCAGTCTTCAGAAACTCAGCACCAAG CTGTCTGCCCAGTCGGCCCAGTACTCCCAGCAGCTGAGAGCAGCCCGCAATGAGTACCTGCTCAACTTGGTGGCCACCAATGCCCACCTTGACCACTACTACCAGGAAGAACTGCCAGCCCTGCTCAAG GCTCTGGTCAGTGAGCTGTTAGAACACCTGAGGGACCCGCTGACCTCACTGAGCCGCACGGAGCTGGAAGCTGCAGAGATGGCCCTGGAGCATGCTCGCCACGGAAGGCAAGCGACCTCCCAG GTAAGCTGGGAGCAGGATCTGGAGCTTTTTCTTCAGGAACCTGGAGTgttttcccccaccccacctcagcaGTTTCAGCCAGCAGGGAATGATCAG GTGTGTGTCCTGGAGCTGGAAGGAGGTGCAGGAGGTGTGGCGGGGCAGAGTGGCCTGGAGAAAGAAGTTCAACGCTGGACGAGCCGAGCTGCCCGAGACTATAAGATCCAGCATCATGGGCATCGG GTGCTGCAGCGGCTGGAGCAGAGGCGGCAGCAGGTTCCAGAGCGAGAGGCTCCAGGCATAGAACAGCGGCTGCAGGAAGTAAGGGAGAACATCCGACGGGCCCAG GTGAGCCAGGTGAAGGGGGCTGCCCGGCTGGCCCTGCTGCAGGGGGCTGGCCTGGATGTGCAGCACTGGCTGAAGCCAGCCATGACCCAGGCCCAGGATGAGGTGGAGCAGGAGCGACGGCTCAGCGAGGCCCGGCTATCCCAGAGGGACTTCTCTCCCACG GCTGAGGATGTGGAGCTGTCTGACTTTGAGGAATGTGAGGAGACTGGGGAGCTCTTTGAGGAGCCTGCCCCCGCAGCCCTGgccaccaggcccctcccctgccctgcccatGTGGTGTTTGGCTATCAG GCAGGACGTGAGGACGAGCTGACCATCACAGAGGGCGAGTGGCTGGAGGTCATAGAGGAGGGAGATGCCGACGAATGGGTCAAG GCTCGGAACCAGCACGGTGAGGTAGGCTTTGTCCCTGAGCGCTATCTCAACTTCGCGGACCTCTCCTTCCCTGAGAGCAGCCGTGACAGCGACAACCCTTTGGGGGCAGAGCCCACAG CATTCCTGGCTCGTGCACTGTACAGCTACACTGGACAGAGCGCCGAGGAGCTGAGTTTCCCTGAGGGGGCGCTCATCCGCCTGCTGCCCCGGGCCCAGGATGGAGTGGATGACGGCTTCTGGAGGGGAGAATTTGGGGGCCATGTTGGGGTCTTCCCCTCCCTGCTGGTGGAGGAGCTACTTGGCCCCCCGGGGCCATCTGAACTCTCAGACCCTGAGCAG ATGCtgccatccccttcccctcccagcttCTCCCCTCCTGCACCCACCTCTGCTGTGGATGGATCCCCTGCACCTGTCCTGCCCGGTG ATCCAGACCTGGACTGCCCTGGGTCCCTGGACATGATGGCACCTCGACTCAGGCCG ATGCGTCCACCGCCTCCCCCTCCAGCTAAAGCCCCGGATCCTGGCCACCCAGATCCCCTCACCTGA
- the FCHSD1 gene encoding F-BAR and double SH3 domains protein 1 isoform X2, translated as MQPPPRKVKPAQEVKLRFLEQLSILQTRQQREADLLEDIRSYSKQRAAIEREYGQALQKLAGPFLKREGHRSGEMDSRMVFGAWRCLLDATVAGGQARLQASDRYRDLAGGTGRSAKEQVLRKGAENLQRAQAEVLQSVRELSRSRKLYGQRERVWALAQEKAADVQARLNRSDHGLFHTRTSLQKLSTKLSAQSAQYSQQLRAARNEYLLNLVATNAHLDHYYQEELPALLKALVSELLEHLRDPLTSLSRTELEAAEMALEHARHGRQATSQVSWEQDLELFLQEPGVFSPTPPQQFQPAGNDQVCVLELEGGAGGVAGQSGLEKEVQRWTSRAARDYKIQHHGHRVLQRLEQRRQQVPEREAPGIEQRLQEVRENIRRAQVSQVKGAARLALLQGAGLDVQHWLKPAMTQAQDEVEQERRLSEARLSQRDFSPTAEDVELSDFEECEETGELFEEPAPAALATRPLPCPAHVVFGYQAGREDELTITEGEWLEVIEEGDADEWVKARNQHGEVGFVPERYLNFADLSFPESSRDSDNPLGAEPTGKKGTRIAESLWPWGVMVQGTLPTSSPHHLSWASTAFLARALYSYTGQSAEELSFPEGALIRLLPRAQDGVDDGFWRGEFGGHVGVFPSLLVEELLGPPGPSELSDPEQMLPSPSPPSFSPPAPTSAVDGSPAPVLPGDPDLDCPGSLDMMAPRLRPMRPPPPPPAKAPDPGHPDPLT; from the exons ATGCAGCCGCCGCCCCGAAAA GTGAAGCCGGCCCAGGAGGTGAAGCTTCGCTTCCTGGAGCAGCTGAGCATCCTTCAGACCCGGCAGCAGAGAGAGGCAGACCTACTGGAGGATATCAG ATCCTACAGCAAGCAGAGGGCAGCCATTGAACGGGAGTATGGGCAG GCACTCCAGAAACTGGCTGGGCCATTCTTGAAGAGGGAAGGACACCGGAGTGGGGAGATGGACAGCAG GATGGTGTTCGGTGCCTGGCGCTGCCTGCTAGATGCCACTGTGGCTGGGGGCCAAGCCCGGCTCCAGGCATCTGACCGATACCGTGACCTGGCTGGGGGCACGGGGCGGAGTGCTAAGGAGCAGGTGCTTCGGAAG GGAGCAGAGAACCTCCAGAGGGCACAGGCTGAGGTGCTGCAGTCTGTCCGGGAGCTGAGCCGAAGCCGAAAGCTGTATGGGCAGCGGGAACGCGTGTGGGCCTTGGCCCAGGAGAAGGCGGCTGATGTCCAGGCCAG GCTTAACCGAAGTGACCATGGCCTCTTTCACACTCGGACCAGTCTTCAGAAACTCAGCACCAAG CTGTCTGCCCAGTCGGCCCAGTACTCCCAGCAGCTGAGAGCAGCCCGCAATGAGTACCTGCTCAACTTGGTGGCCACCAATGCCCACCTTGACCACTACTACCAGGAAGAACTGCCAGCCCTGCTCAAG GCTCTGGTCAGTGAGCTGTTAGAACACCTGAGGGACCCGCTGACCTCACTGAGCCGCACGGAGCTGGAAGCTGCAGAGATGGCCCTGGAGCATGCTCGCCACGGAAGGCAAGCGACCTCCCAG GTAAGCTGGGAGCAGGATCTGGAGCTTTTTCTTCAGGAACCTGGAGTgttttcccccaccccacctcagcaGTTTCAGCCAGCAGGGAATGATCAG GTGTGTGTCCTGGAGCTGGAAGGAGGTGCAGGAGGTGTGGCGGGGCAGAGTGGCCTGGAGAAAGAAGTTCAACGCTGGACGAGCCGAGCTGCCCGAGACTATAAGATCCAGCATCATGGGCATCGG GTGCTGCAGCGGCTGGAGCAGAGGCGGCAGCAGGTTCCAGAGCGAGAGGCTCCAGGCATAGAACAGCGGCTGCAGGAAGTAAGGGAGAACATCCGACGGGCCCAG GTGAGCCAGGTGAAGGGGGCTGCCCGGCTGGCCCTGCTGCAGGGGGCTGGCCTGGATGTGCAGCACTGGCTGAAGCCAGCCATGACCCAGGCCCAGGATGAGGTGGAGCAGGAGCGACGGCTCAGCGAGGCCCGGCTATCCCAGAGGGACTTCTCTCCCACG GCTGAGGATGTGGAGCTGTCTGACTTTGAGGAATGTGAGGAGACTGGGGAGCTCTTTGAGGAGCCTGCCCCCGCAGCCCTGgccaccaggcccctcccctgccctgcccatGTGGTGTTTGGCTATCAG GCAGGACGTGAGGACGAGCTGACCATCACAGAGGGCGAGTGGCTGGAGGTCATAGAGGAGGGAGATGCCGACGAATGGGTCAAG GCTCGGAACCAGCACGGTGAGGTAGGCTTTGTCCCTGAGCGCTATCTCAACTTCGCGGACCTCTCCTTCCCTGAGAGCAGCCGTGACAGCGACAACCCTTTGGGGGCAGAGCCCACAGGTAAGAAAGGGACAAGAATTGCTGAGTCGTTGTGGCCCTGGGGTGTCATGGTCCAGGGCACGCTGCCTACCTCCTCCCCTCACCATCTCTCCTGGGCTTCTACAGCATTCCTGGCTCGTGCACTGTACAGCTACACTGGACAGAGCGCCGAGGAGCTGAGTTTCCCTGAGGGGGCGCTCATCCGCCTGCTGCCCCGGGCCCAGGATGGAGTGGATGACGGCTTCTGGAGGGGAGAATTTGGGGGCCATGTTGGGGTCTTCCCCTCCCTGCTGGTGGAGGAGCTACTTGGCCCCCCGGGGCCATCTGAACTCTCAGACCCTGAGCAG ATGCtgccatccccttcccctcccagcttCTCCCCTCCTGCACCCACCTCTGCTGTGGATGGATCCCCTGCACCTGTCCTGCCCGGTG ATCCAGACCTGGACTGCCCTGGGTCCCTGGACATGATGGCACCTCGACTCAGGCCG ATGCGTCCACCGCCTCCCCCTCCAGCTAAAGCCCCGGATCCTGGCCACCCAGATCCCCTCACCTGA
- the FCHSD1 gene encoding F-BAR and double SH3 domains protein 1 isoform X4 encodes MQPPPRKVKPAQEVKLRFLEQLSILQTRQQREADLLEDIRSYSKQRAAIEREYGQALQKLAGPFLKREGHRSGEMDSRMVFGAWRCLLDATVAGGQARLQASDRYRDLAGGTGRSAKEQVLRKGAENLQRAQAEVLQSVRELSRSRKLYGQRERVWALAQEKAADVQARLNRSDHGLFHTRTSLQKLSTKLSAQSAQYSQQLRAARNEYLLNLVATNAHLDHYYQEELPALLKALVSELLEHLRDPLTSLSRTELEAAEMALEHARHGRQATSQVSWEQDLELFLQEPGVFSPTPPQQFQPAGNDQVCVLELEGGAGGVAGQSGLEKEVQRWTSRAARDYKIQHHGHRVLQRLEQRRQQVPEREAPGIEQRLQEVRENIRRAQVSQVKGAARLALLQGAGLDVQHWLKPAMTQAQDEVEQERRLSEARLSQRDFSPTAEDVELSDFEECEETGELFEEPAPAALATRPLPCPAHVVFGYQAGREDELTITEGEWLEVIEEGDADEWVKARNQHGEVGFVPERYLNFADLSFPESSRDSDNPLGAEPTAFLARALYSYTGQSAEELSFPEGALIRLLPRAQDGVDDGFWRGEFGGHVGVFPSLLVEELLGPPGPSELSDPEQMLPSPSPPSFSPPAPTSAVDGSPAPVLPGDPDLDCPGSLDMMAPRLRPMRPPPPPPAKAPDPGHPDPLT; translated from the exons ATGCAGCCGCCGCCCCGAAAA GTGAAGCCGGCCCAGGAGGTGAAGCTTCGCTTCCTGGAGCAGCTGAGCATCCTTCAGACCCGGCAGCAGAGAGAGGCAGACCTACTGGAGGATATCAG ATCCTACAGCAAGCAGAGGGCAGCCATTGAACGGGAGTATGGGCAG GCACTCCAGAAACTGGCTGGGCCATTCTTGAAGAGGGAAGGACACCGGAGTGGGGAGATGGACAGCAG GATGGTGTTCGGTGCCTGGCGCTGCCTGCTAGATGCCACTGTGGCTGGGGGCCAAGCCCGGCTCCAGGCATCTGACCGATACCGTGACCTGGCTGGGGGCACGGGGCGGAGTGCTAAGGAGCAGGTGCTTCGGAAG GGAGCAGAGAACCTCCAGAGGGCACAGGCTGAGGTGCTGCAGTCTGTCCGGGAGCTGAGCCGAAGCCGAAAGCTGTATGGGCAGCGGGAACGCGTGTGGGCCTTGGCCCAGGAGAAGGCGGCTGATGTCCAGGCCAG GCTTAACCGAAGTGACCATGGCCTCTTTCACACTCGGACCAGTCTTCAGAAACTCAGCACCAAG CTGTCTGCCCAGTCGGCCCAGTACTCCCAGCAGCTGAGAGCAGCCCGCAATGAGTACCTGCTCAACTTGGTGGCCACCAATGCCCACCTTGACCACTACTACCAGGAAGAACTGCCAGCCCTGCTCAAG GCTCTGGTCAGTGAGCTGTTAGAACACCTGAGGGACCCGCTGACCTCACTGAGCCGCACGGAGCTGGAAGCTGCAGAGATGGCCCTGGAGCATGCTCGCCACGGAAGGCAAGCGACCTCCCAG GTAAGCTGGGAGCAGGATCTGGAGCTTTTTCTTCAGGAACCTGGAGTgttttcccccaccccacctcagcaGTTTCAGCCAGCAGGGAATGATCAG GTGTGTGTCCTGGAGCTGGAAGGAGGTGCAGGAGGTGTGGCGGGGCAGAGTGGCCTGGAGAAAGAAGTTCAACGCTGGACGAGCCGAGCTGCCCGAGACTATAAGATCCAGCATCATGGGCATCGG GTGCTGCAGCGGCTGGAGCAGAGGCGGCAGCAGGTTCCAGAGCGAGAGGCTCCAGGCATAGAACAGCGGCTGCAGGAAGTAAGGGAGAACATCCGACGGGCCCAG GTGAGCCAGGTGAAGGGGGCTGCCCGGCTGGCCCTGCTGCAGGGGGCTGGCCTGGATGTGCAGCACTGGCTGAAGCCAGCCATGACCCAGGCCCAGGATGAGGTGGAGCAGGAGCGACGGCTCAGCGAGGCCCGGCTATCCCAGAGGGACTTCTCTCCCACG GCTGAGGATGTGGAGCTGTCTGACTTTGAGGAATGTGAGGAGACTGGGGAGCTCTTTGAGGAGCCTGCCCCCGCAGCCCTGgccaccaggcccctcccctgccctgcccatGTGGTGTTTGGCTATCAG GCAGGACGTGAGGACGAGCTGACCATCACAGAGGGCGAGTGGCTGGAGGTCATAGAGGAGGGAGATGCCGACGAATGGGTCAAG GCTCGGAACCAGCACGGTGAGGTAGGCTTTGTCCCTGAGCGCTATCTCAACTTCGCGGACCTCTCCTTCCCTGAGAGCAGCCGTGACAGCGACAACCCTTTGGGGGCAGAGCCCACAG CATTCCTGGCTCGTGCACTGTACAGCTACACTGGACAGAGCGCCGAGGAGCTGAGTTTCCCTGAGGGGGCGCTCATCCGCCTGCTGCCCCGGGCCCAGGATGGAGTGGATGACGGCTTCTGGAGGGGAGAATTTGGGGGCCATGTTGGGGTCTTCCCCTCCCTGCTGGTGGAGGAGCTACTTGGCCCCCCGGGGCCATCTGAACTCTCAGACCCTGAGCAG ATGCtgccatccccttcccctcccagcttCTCCCCTCCTGCACCCACCTCTGCTGTGGATGGATCCCCTGCACCTGTCCTGCCCGGTG ATCCAGACCTGGACTGCCCTGGGTCCCTGGACATGATGGCACCTCGACTCAGGCCG ATGCGTCCACCGCCTCCCCCTCCAGCTAAAGCCCCGGATCCTGGCCACCCAGATCCCCTCACCTGA
- the FCHSD1 gene encoding F-BAR and double SH3 domains protein 1 isoform X5 encodes MVFGAWRCLLDATVAGGQARLQASDRYRDLAGGTGRSAKEQVLRKGAENLQRAQAEVLQSVRELSRSRKLYGQRERVWALAQEKAADVQARLNRSDHGLFHTRTSLQKLSTKLSAQSAQYSQQLRAARNEYLLNLVATNAHLDHYYQEELPALLKALVSELLEHLRDPLTSLSRTELEAAEMALEHARHGRQATSQVSWEQDLELFLQEPGVFSPTPPQQFQPAGNDQVCVLELEGGAGGVAGQSGLEKEVQRWTSRAARDYKIQHHGHRVLQRLEQRRQQVPEREAPGIEQRLQEVRENIRRAQVSQVKGAARLALLQGAGLDVQHWLKPAMTQAQDEVEQERRLSEARLSQRDFSPTAEDVELSDFEECEETGELFEEPAPAALATRPLPCPAHVVFGYQAGREDELTITEGEWLEVIEEGDADEWVKARNQHGEVGFVPERYLNFADLSFPESSRDSDNPLGAEPTGKKGTRIAESLWPWGVMVQGTLPTSSPHHLSWASTAFLARALYSYTGQSAEELSFPEGALIRLLPRAQDGVDDGFWRGEFGGHVGVFPSLLVEELLGPPGPSELSDPEQMLPSPSPPSFSPPAPTSAVDGSPAPVLPGDPDLDCPGSLDMMAPRLRPMRPPPPPPAKAPDPGHPDPLT; translated from the exons ATGGTGTTCGGTGCCTGGCGCTGCCTGCTAGATGCCACTGTGGCTGGGGGCCAAGCCCGGCTCCAGGCATCTGACCGATACCGTGACCTGGCTGGGGGCACGGGGCGGAGTGCTAAGGAGCAGGTGCTTCGGAAG GGAGCAGAGAACCTCCAGAGGGCACAGGCTGAGGTGCTGCAGTCTGTCCGGGAGCTGAGCCGAAGCCGAAAGCTGTATGGGCAGCGGGAACGCGTGTGGGCCTTGGCCCAGGAGAAGGCGGCTGATGTCCAGGCCAG GCTTAACCGAAGTGACCATGGCCTCTTTCACACTCGGACCAGTCTTCAGAAACTCAGCACCAAG CTGTCTGCCCAGTCGGCCCAGTACTCCCAGCAGCTGAGAGCAGCCCGCAATGAGTACCTGCTCAACTTGGTGGCCACCAATGCCCACCTTGACCACTACTACCAGGAAGAACTGCCAGCCCTGCTCAAG GCTCTGGTCAGTGAGCTGTTAGAACACCTGAGGGACCCGCTGACCTCACTGAGCCGCACGGAGCTGGAAGCTGCAGAGATGGCCCTGGAGCATGCTCGCCACGGAAGGCAAGCGACCTCCCAG GTAAGCTGGGAGCAGGATCTGGAGCTTTTTCTTCAGGAACCTGGAGTgttttcccccaccccacctcagcaGTTTCAGCCAGCAGGGAATGATCAG GTGTGTGTCCTGGAGCTGGAAGGAGGTGCAGGAGGTGTGGCGGGGCAGAGTGGCCTGGAGAAAGAAGTTCAACGCTGGACGAGCCGAGCTGCCCGAGACTATAAGATCCAGCATCATGGGCATCGG GTGCTGCAGCGGCTGGAGCAGAGGCGGCAGCAGGTTCCAGAGCGAGAGGCTCCAGGCATAGAACAGCGGCTGCAGGAAGTAAGGGAGAACATCCGACGGGCCCAG GTGAGCCAGGTGAAGGGGGCTGCCCGGCTGGCCCTGCTGCAGGGGGCTGGCCTGGATGTGCAGCACTGGCTGAAGCCAGCCATGACCCAGGCCCAGGATGAGGTGGAGCAGGAGCGACGGCTCAGCGAGGCCCGGCTATCCCAGAGGGACTTCTCTCCCACG GCTGAGGATGTGGAGCTGTCTGACTTTGAGGAATGTGAGGAGACTGGGGAGCTCTTTGAGGAGCCTGCCCCCGCAGCCCTGgccaccaggcccctcccctgccctgcccatGTGGTGTTTGGCTATCAG GCAGGACGTGAGGACGAGCTGACCATCACAGAGGGCGAGTGGCTGGAGGTCATAGAGGAGGGAGATGCCGACGAATGGGTCAAG GCTCGGAACCAGCACGGTGAGGTAGGCTTTGTCCCTGAGCGCTATCTCAACTTCGCGGACCTCTCCTTCCCTGAGAGCAGCCGTGACAGCGACAACCCTTTGGGGGCAGAGCCCACAGGTAAGAAAGGGACAAGAATTGCTGAGTCGTTGTGGCCCTGGGGTGTCATGGTCCAGGGCACGCTGCCTACCTCCTCCCCTCACCATCTCTCCTGGGCTTCTACAGCATTCCTGGCTCGTGCACTGTACAGCTACACTGGACAGAGCGCCGAGGAGCTGAGTTTCCCTGAGGGGGCGCTCATCCGCCTGCTGCCCCGGGCCCAGGATGGAGTGGATGACGGCTTCTGGAGGGGAGAATTTGGGGGCCATGTTGGGGTCTTCCCCTCCCTGCTGGTGGAGGAGCTACTTGGCCCCCCGGGGCCATCTGAACTCTCAGACCCTGAGCAG ATGCtgccatccccttcccctcccagcttCTCCCCTCCTGCACCCACCTCTGCTGTGGATGGATCCCCTGCACCTGTCCTGCCCGGTG ATCCAGACCTGGACTGCCCTGGGTCCCTGGACATGATGGCACCTCGACTCAGGCCG ATGCGTCCACCGCCTCCCCCTCCAGCTAAAGCCCCGGATCCTGGCCACCCAGATCCCCTCACCTGA